The Humulus lupulus chromosome 3, drHumLupu1.1, whole genome shotgun sequence genome window below encodes:
- the LOC133821626 gene encoding protein NETWORKED 4A-like codes for MNITKSNTPGSSWEINPNSSKWLADNLKEMDQSVRRMLYLIEEDGSLTLNVEMYFQKKPELITKVKEFHQLYRSLAERYDHVTKESYKSISSDLQMQGSGNSESGYDQDSPLLTPDVKVGLHKSGHLAAGLDTSPSSPGGGSVFSLKEGNESSSLSSSDSES; via the exons ATGAATATCACTAAATCAAACACTCCTGGTTCAAGTTGGGAGATTAATCCAAATAGTTCAAAATGGCTGGCAGACAATCTTAAGG AGATGGACCAGAGTGTAAGGCGAATGCTATATCTGATTGAAGAAGATGGTTCTTTGACATTGAATGTTGAAATGTATTTTCAAAAGAAACCAGAGTTGATTACTAAAGTGAAAGAGTTTCACCAACTGTATAGATCATTGGCTGAGCGCTATGATCATGTGACAAAAGAATCATATAAAAGTATATCATCTGATCTCCAAATGCAAGGCTCTGGAAATTCTGAGTCTGGATATGACCAAGACTCTCCATTGTTAACTCCTGATGTTAAAGTTGGTTTGCACAAATCTGGTCAtcttgctgctggtttggatacATCTCCAAGCTCCCCTGGTGGTGGCTCAGTTTTTTCTTTAAAGGAGGGCAATGAATCGTCCTCCTTATCATCATCAGACTCCGAGTCATAA